The following is a genomic window from Sulfuricurvum sp..
CTCAAGACGGTTAGTTAAATCGATCAATGAATACACCGAAACGTCCATCGCAATTTGAAATGCTTCTTTAGAGGTTTTCATAAACCCTTCTGTCAATGCCTCTTTTGGAGCAAACGCAACAGAGTGAACTAAAAAGTCGATCTCACCGAAATCACGTGCAACTAATTCAGCGATTGCCGACATATCAGCCTCATTGGAAACATCCAGTTTGTAAACCGGGGAGTTGTCAAACGCTGCCGCAATCGGTTCAACCCGTTTTTGCATTGCCTCATTGGGATAGCTAAACGCCATTTTTGCACCGTGTGCGTGTAGTGCTTCTGCGATTCCATAAGCGATTGATTTATCATTTGCCAATCCGACGATGAGACCTTTTTTACCTTGCATTAACATCTATTATTCTCCTTTTATATTTAAATTATTACCCCATCGGAGCAAAGCCCCGCATGGCTACGCTAACGCTTTGTTTCCTTCGGCAGGAAGCCCATTTCTTATTGAAGCTCTGTGGCTTGTGCGATCATTGTACAAAAATCATTGGCGCTCAGCGATGCTGACCCGACCAAAACTCCATCTACATTGGCAAGTGCCATAATGTCACCGGCATTATCAACCTTAACACTTCCACCATACAATAGCGGTGCACTTATTGTTTGTCGCAGGGCATTATGTACCTCTTCGATCTCACGATTACTCGCCGTTAGTCCGGTACCGATTGCCCAAACCGGTTCATACGCAACAATCAAATCAGGATAATTAAGATCGATACCTACGAATTGAGCATTAATATATTCCATTAATACATCATAACCATATTCACGAACCTCTAACGGTTCTCCTACACAATAGACAATCGCAAAACCTTGTTGTGCAAAAAAACGAAATTTTGCCGCAATTTGCTCCTGCGTCTCACCCAAAATATGACGACGCTCACTGTGACCGATAAGGATTGTTTTGATCTCAAACTCTTCGAGTTGTTCAAGGGTAATTTCCCCTGTGAATGCACCATTAGCAGCGGGATAACCATTTTGTACCCCGATCAATACGTTACGGGAAATATGTTCCAATGCCGTAAAAGGGGGAAATACCATAATGGTGTCTTCTATTGCATTAGCACTCACAAACGATTCAACAACCGCCATATAGGCACGTGTCTCTTGACGTGTTTTATTCGCTTTAAAGTTGGCACATAAAATCATGACAATCTCCTTTTAGAATTTGTCATTCCCGCGAAGGCGGGAATCCAGCTAGACTCCCGCCTTCGCGGGAGTGACGACAAATATACTTTACAATATTCACCACTATTATTTCAGTAACGCTTTAACTCCGGGAAGAACTTTACCTTCTAACAGTTCTAACGATGCACCGCCGCCTGTGGAGATAAAGGTAATCTCTTCATCCAATCCTACCCGTTGAACCAAATCCGCCGTATCTCCGCCACCGACTACCGTTGTAGCATACGAATCGGCAACAAAATGGGCAATTTTATTAGATCCTCGTGCAAATCGTTCCATCTCATAAACACCCATCGGGCCATTCCAAAGAATGGTTTGGACATCGGCTAACACTTGGCGATACAGTCGTACTGTTGCCGGTCCGATATCTAATCCCATCCACCCCTCAGGGATCTCTTGAGCACTTACTAAACGGCTCATCGAATCAGGAGCAAACTTCTCGGCGGCAACCACATCAACAGGGAGATAAAATTTAACTCCTAATCGTCTCGCCTCTTCCATCACTTTTATCGCTTCGGGAATGAGATCGTCTTCAACGAGAGATTTTCCAACATCGTATCCCAGCGCTTTAAGAAATGTAAACGCCATTCCTCCACCAATTAATATTTTATCTACTTTTGGTAAAAGATTAATGAGTGCTTCGAGTTTACCGGAAACTTTTGATCCACCGACAATTGCCGCAAACGGTCTTACTGGACGCTCAAGCAATACCCCAAAAAACTGAATCTCTTTTTGGAGGAGAAATCCTGCCGCTTTATGCTCTTTGTCAAAAAATTGGGTAATTCCTTCTACTGATGCATGGGCACGATGACTCACACCAAACGCATCATTGATATAGATATCCACCATTGATGCCAGTGCACGACTAAACTCAGCATCATTTTTGGTCTCCCCTTTTTCAAAGCGAAGATTTTCAAGCAAAAGGATCTCTCCACCTTTGAGTTCGCTTGAGAGTTTCATTGCACTCTCTCCCACGACATCTTCGGCAAGTTGAATATCAAGTTTAAGCAGTTGATGTAACCGCCGTGCAACCGGTGAAAGGGAGTATTTTTCATCTTTAACACCATCTTTCGGGCGACCAAAATGGGACCCTAAAATAATGGCACATTTTTGATCCAAACAATAATTAATAGTAGCCAGTGCTGAGCGTATACGACGATCATCGGTAATATTATTATAATCATCCATCGGGACATTAAAATCACATCGGATAAATACTTTTTTGTTAGCGATATCGCACTCTTTGATATTCAATAATTCCATATATTTCCTCTACCTGTAAGATATAAATTTTATTTTAGACTTTACTAATAAACAATGCCATCTCAATGAGGCGATTAGAGTATCCCCATTCATTGTCATACCATGCCATGATTTTTATCATGTCGCCGTCAATAACTTGTATTAAGTCATCTGCAATTGTAGCACTATAACATGAACCCACAAAATCTTGGGAAACACGATAACGCTCATCAATTTCCAAGATACCTTTTAACGTTGTTTCAGCATACCTCTTAAAAAGTTGACTTAACTCCTCCTTCGTGGTTTGACGTCCGATTAATACATTCAAATCCACCATAGAGACATCCGCCGTAGGGACACGAACACTCTGACCGTGAAGCTTCCCTTCTAAAGCAGGAAGTACCAACGAAATTGCCTTTGCCGCTCCCGTCGTTGTCGGAACCATATTGAGTGCTGCCGCACGTGAACGGCGCATATCGGTTCCATGTGCCGAATCTATAATCGCTTGACCGTTCGTGTATGCATGAATGGTCGTCATAAGACCCTTTTGTATCCCGAACTCCTCATCCAAAATACGGGCAATCGGTCCTAGACAATTCGTCGTACATGATGCATTAGAGAGAATGTTCTCACCATCGTAGAGATGATGATTAACCCCTAATACATACGTCGGAATAGTCGCATCTTGCGTCGGAGCGGAGAGAATTACTTTTTTCACCCCTTTTCCCAAATGATGCGACACGGTATCGCGTGTCAAAAACAAACCACTGCACTCAAATACGACCTCAGCACCCAGTAAAGCAAAATTCAAATTTTCAGGATTTTTTTCACAGACTATTTGAACCCTGTCGGAACCTATCAAGAGGCTATTTTCATCGATATATTCAAGATTATACTCAAACGCTCCATGAACCGAATCATTTTGCAATAGATAGTGCATCATTGTCGTTGATGCCATATCATTTATCGCCACCAACTCTATATCATCACGAGTAGCGATGAGACGAGTGAGAGAACGTCCTATACGGCCAAAACCGTTAATCGCAACTTTTAATGCCATTATCCCTACCTGCAACCATAATAGGGGAGATTTTACCAAAAGTTGGTTATAATTTTGATTAAAAGAGGCTTGGAGCGTCGTAAATATGAACATTGCGCTCTTTGGCGGAAGTTTCGATCCTCCCCATTTCGGTCATATACAGATTGTCCTTGCGGCACTCTCTACTTTAGAGATTGATAAACTTATCATTGTTCCTGCCTATCGCAATCCCTTAAAACATTCGATATGTGCGAACGGTGCGAAACGGGTAGAATGGTTAAAAACCATTTTTAAATCCTACCCAAAAGTGGAAATCAGTGATTTTGAAGTTTCTCAAAATCGACCTGTGTATACGATTGAAACTGTATTACATTATGAAACTGCAACCGATAAGATTTTTCTTATCCTTGGAGCGGACAATGTAGAAAAACTATCGCAATGGCATCAATTTGACCTCCTTAAAAATAAGGTCACTTTTGTAGTTGCCACGCGAGATAACCATCATGTACCCGCAAACATGATAACACTTAAAATCAATGAGCCTATCAGCTCAACCCTTTTTCGAAACTCTTTTGGCTCACTTGGGCTAGATGAGATGGTCGAAAATGAAATTATTACCTACTACAAGGAAAACCATGAATCCACGAATTGAAAAAATGTCCCATATCCTCGATATGAATAAAGCCGAAAACATCGAAGTGTTTGACCTCGCAGGGAGCGATTATTTTGCTGACTATGTCATTATCGCCTCTTCACTGGGTGAACGTCACACATTAGCCCTTCTTGACCACCTCAAAAAAGGGCTTAAACCGGAAGAACAATTTTTATATGTCGATGAGAGCGGTGATTGGGTTGCTATCGATTTGGGAGATATCTTAATCCATATCCTTACACCGCAATACCGTGCAAAATACGATTTAGAGAGCTTTTTAAAAGAAGTATCGGCACGTAAAAACAAAAATTAATAGCTAAAAAGCATCTTTTAAGCTTTTTAAGCTATAATTTCGTTCTCTCAAATATGCGTCCGTAGCTCAGCTGGATAGAGCACCGGTTTGCGGTACCGGCGGTCAGGGATTCGAATTCCTTCGGGCGCACCACTTACAAACACCGTAATCATCAATTTTAGTTTTATTTTTAAAATCAAACTGTTAACAGTATAAAGTATAAATGCACACAACAGTTTTATATACAAAGAATAGGTTGTATTTATGTTGAAAGTTATAATTTTTGGAACTTCAAACTCAGTTATGAGAAATGGTTGGGTGGCTGGCTTAAGTTCAAATAGTAAAATTGAAGTAAAAAATATTTCGATAGGTAGATCACCTTCTTTAATGCATATAGCAAATATAATTAAATATAAAGAAGAACTTAAGCAGGTAGATTTAATATTACTTGAGCATTATGTAAATGATATTAACTTTTATATTGGCAATTTTGAAGATAACTACTATA
Proteins encoded in this region:
- the nadD gene encoding nicotinate (nicotinamide) nucleotide adenylyltransferase, producing MNIALFGGSFDPPHFGHIQIVLAALSTLEIDKLIIVPAYRNPLKHSICANGAKRVEWLKTIFKSYPKVEISDFEVSQNRPVYTIETVLHYETATDKIFLILGADNVEKLSQWHQFDLLKNKVTFVVATRDNHHVPANMITLKINEPISSTLFRNSFGSLGLDEMVENEIITYYKENHESTN
- a CDS encoding triose-phosphate isomerase produces the protein MILCANFKANKTRQETRAYMAVVESFVSANAIEDTIMVFPPFTALEHISRNVLIGVQNGYPAANGAFTGEITLEQLEEFEIKTILIGHSERRHILGETQEQIAAKFRFFAQQGFAIVYCVGEPLEVREYGYDVLMEYINAQFVGIDLNYPDLIVAYEPVWAIGTGLTASNREIEEVHNALRQTISAPLLYGGSVKVDNAGDIMALANVDGVLVGSASLSANDFCTMIAQATELQ
- a CDS encoding phosphoglycerate kinase, which encodes MELLNIKECDIANKKVFIRCDFNVPMDDYNNITDDRRIRSALATINYCLDQKCAIILGSHFGRPKDGVKDEKYSLSPVARRLHQLLKLDIQLAEDVVGESAMKLSSELKGGEILLLENLRFEKGETKNDAEFSRALASMVDIYINDAFGVSHRAHASVEGITQFFDKEHKAAGFLLQKEIQFFGVLLERPVRPFAAIVGGSKVSGKLEALINLLPKVDKILIGGGMAFTFLKALGYDVGKSLVEDDLIPEAIKVMEEARRLGVKFYLPVDVVAAEKFAPDSMSRLVSAQEIPEGWMGLDIGPATVRLYRQVLADVQTILWNGPMGVYEMERFARGSNKIAHFVADSYATTVVGGGDTADLVQRVGLDEEITFISTGGGASLELLEGKVLPGVKALLK
- the rsfS gene encoding ribosome silencing factor; amino-acid sequence: MNPRIEKMSHILDMNKAENIEVFDLAGSDYFADYVIIASSLGERHTLALLDHLKKGLKPEEQFLYVDESGDWVAIDLGDILIHILTPQYRAKYDLESFLKEVSARKNKN
- the gap gene encoding type I glyceraldehyde-3-phosphate dehydrogenase, which encodes MALKVAINGFGRIGRSLTRLIATRDDIELVAINDMASTTMMHYLLQNDSVHGAFEYNLEYIDENSLLIGSDRVQIVCEKNPENLNFALLGAEVVFECSGLFLTRDTVSHHLGKGVKKVILSAPTQDATIPTYVLGVNHHLYDGENILSNASCTTNCLGPIARILDEEFGIQKGLMTTIHAYTNGQAIIDSAHGTDMRRSRAAALNMVPTTTGAAKAISLVLPALEGKLHGQSVRVPTADVSMVDLNVLIGRQTTKEELSQLFKRYAETTLKGILEIDERYRVSQDFVGSCYSATIADDLIQVIDGDMIKIMAWYDNEWGYSNRLIEMALFISKV